The Myxococcus virescens DNA segment CCGCGCTGGTGGCCGTCTGGATTTCCCACGTGGACGCAGGGAGGTGGCTGCGCTGGGGGACGGCGGCATCCGCACTGCTCGTCGGCATCCTCGCGGTGTGGCCCGCCACCTCCGCGTGGCGGATGGCCAGGGCGGCCGACATTCCACTCCACCTCCGTGAGTATTTCCGTCCCCTCGTCGGAGCCCGCCCCCTCCCGAGCCACACCGTTCGTTTCGCCGTGGTCGAGGGACACGAGTTGCACGCCGACGTCTTCCTTCCCGATGCCTCCGCCTCCCGGGCCCGCCCCGCCGTGCTCTACTTTCACGGGGGCGGCTGGCGTGGCGGAGAGCGCGGCTATGCCCGCGCCTGGGCCGACTTCCTCACCGCGCGGGGATATGCGCTCATCTCCTTCGACTACCGGCTCTTTCCTCCTGCCACCGGCCTGAAGGCCCCAGGGGACGTCAAGTGTGGCATCCGCTGGGTCAAGGACCACGCGGCCACCTACGGTATCGACCCGGACCGGCTCGTCCTCTTCGGAGAGTCCGCAGGCGGGCACCTCGCGACCCTGGCCGGGTACACCGAGGGAGATGCACGCCTTCCGTCCTCCTGCGCCCCCGGGGACACGTCGGTGGCGGCCATCATCAGCTTCTACGCGCCCAGCGACTTGGTGGCCTACGCCGCGAGCGCCCCTGCTCCGCTCGAGGGCTTCACGGGTGTGCCGCGGGAAGGCCACCGCGAGCTGTACGCGCTGCTCTCCCCCATCAACCACGTCGGGCCACGCTCCCCTCCCACACTCCTGCTCCATGGCGGGGCCGACAGCGTCGTGCCACTCAACGCCTCGCAAGCGATGGCCGCTCGACTGGCCCAGGCTGGCGTTTCCCATGCCCTCTTCACGCTGCCGTACGCGGAGCACGGCTTCGACATCTGGGATGGCGGCTTCGGTCGTCAGCTCGCCCGGGCGCAGGTGGGTCGGTTTCTCCAGCAGCACGCGCCCGTCGATTGAGAGCGCTCCCCTCATTCTTCGGGCCAAGAGTCACGAGAGTCCGGCCTCTCGTTCAATGTATACACATCGGCGGCGTCAGGGCCCTGCAACGGAGCGCCGGAGGCGCAGGCCGCCTGATGCCCATGTCTCCCTGAGCACCAGTCCCCTCGCAACGCCTTGCTGACGCGCGCTCCTCGCCAGCGCCCACCGGGGATGTAGCAACCCGGGTGGATGGACAAGCTTCTGAGCAGGTGCAGGCATTCGTCCAAGGACCTTCCGGTTCCACTCGTCGATAACGCGAAAGTAACGGTTTACCTCTCCGAGCCCGAGGCCGGGCTGGGGGTGGAGTCATCTGCACCATGACGTTCACGTTCAAAGACCTGGCAGGGAGCTGGGACTCCGTCTGCGAGGATCCGGTAGAACTCGTTCCCTTCGAGCCGTGCCGCGAGCAGTGACTCATGGGCGAGGTCGCCTGTGGTTCACGCCAGCGCTTGCGCTTCACTCAAACGCGACGACCGAGGACACACTCGTGGCTGAAGTCGTAGCGCGCAGCGAGCCGACCACCTCAAATGCCTCCTCTCGAATGAATGAGACAAGCCGGGCGGCACCGTTGCATTGAATCGTCGGCAAAAATCGAGGTCCGGGACGCATGGCTCGGGGCGCCCTACGCCGGGCACGACATCACGAGCAAGCGAGGCTTTTTCGTCGACAAATGAGCCGTGAATAATCCACCCTGAGGTGCGTCCAGGTGGGCCAGTCGGTGAATGACTCCCCGCGCCCCAACGCGGCCCACCGGCTTCTCATATAGAAAGAAAAAGCTCGATGAACTCGATTGCTCGCGCAGTGCTTGCCTCATCCATGTTCGCCGCTTCCTCCGCCTTCGCCCAGGACGTCGAGATGAACATCCATGCCGATGACATGGGCATGCCGTCGACCAGCATTTCCGTGGAGGGCATGTCCCCGGATGGCAACGCAGCGGGCGTCAACATGGAGATTCGTGGCGGCGGCGCTCGCATGGAGGTGAACGTGTCGGGAACCGGAACTCCGCCGCCGTCGGGGCGACATGAGCGCCGTGAGCATCGCGAGGAAGTCGCGCCGCGCGAGACGCCCGTCCGACATGTGCGGCACCACTCCGAACCCGCGTTCCGCGACTGTGGGACGAACCAGGACCCGGGCTGCACCATGCAGCGCAACGGCCATTTCGCGATGGACGCGGAGACCTTCCACGGCTTCATGCAGTCCCTCAAGAGCACCCGCAACGAGCTGACGCGAGAGGAGATGGTGGAGAAGGTGATGAACCGAGCCTTCCTCACCGCGAAGCAGTTCGGCCTCGTCCTGGATCTATTCCAGAACGAAATCACCCGCCTGGACGTGGCGAAGACGGCCGCGCCCCGCGTGGTGAACCCGCAGCACGCGCTGGGGTTCTCTTCCAAGTGGAGGAACTCCATCTCTGCTGACGAGTACGTGGAGCTCATCACCGAGCAGTAAGCCACGGGAGTCCGCTTCGCTGGCCGCGGTTCAGGGGCCAGCGAAGCTGGCGGGGTGTTGCGCCACAAGCAGTCGCGCTGCCCCCTTGATGGATGGATGAGCCGCCTTCGGCGTGTGCCCAGCGGGGGCTGTCAGGCCACTCCACCGGCCTGGCGCACAGCCCAAGAGCCCCGTCAGACGCTTTTTCAGCCGGTCGGTCAGTGCCAGCAGGACCCGGGGCCGTCCTGGGCGGGGCGGCGCCCAGGAGCAGTGACGTGCTCGACTGCGGCTCAGTAGTAGTCGCGTAGGGTGAGCCGGCGCTCGCTGCCGTCTTTCAAAGTGAGCACCACCGTCTGACCTGCTGCGCGATATCGCCAACGCGCGAGTTCCGTGCCCGCGTAATCGGGGCCAATGGGCTTGCCATCAATGGCAGTGATTTCGTCCCCCACCTTCCAGCCCGAGCCGGCGGCGGGGCTCCCAGGGGCCACCAGCTTCACCACGAGCCGCCCCTCCGCCGGGAGGGCAATCAGGCCGGACCGGTCCTTGCGGAAGGGCTGCCGCAGCGCGCGGGCATCGGGGACCAGCATCAGCGTGTCCGTCGCATAGTCAGTTATCATCCGGAAGCGGCCGAGGACGGCGAGCCCCAAGTTGCCGAGGAGCCGGTCCGAGGCGGAGATACTCTTGCCCGCGTCGTCGAACACCGTGGGCACGTCTTTCAGGGTGATGCCCGCGAGTTGAATGTCCTTCAGCGTCGCCACATCGCGCTCCCGGAGTCCGCCCACGGCTCCGGACAGCGTCCTGGAGCTGCGCCTTCCCGTGAGAAGCCCCGCTTGCTGCCAGTAGGCGGGGAAGAGCGAGAGTGCTCCGCCATTGCCCACGTCGAAGAGCACTGGGATGGGGGGACGGCCCTCAATGGAGATGTGGACGGCGCGCTGCCCGCCCGCGGATTCGACCAGCGGGAGCCGAACCGCTCGCGGCGGAGCCTTGAAGCGGGACGCCTCATGGAAGGCGACACGCCGGTTGGGGAAGTCCACGTCCACGACGAGCTGGTTGAAGGACTCCTTGCCCAGGACGACGGGCAGCGGGTGACCTATCATCCGTGCGACCTCGGACAGGTCGATGACGGCGACCGTCAGCCCCGTCAGTCGCAGGTTGCCCAAGGTGATGTCCACGCCGCCCGCGAGCTGGGCCTGTGCATGTCCTCCGCTGCCGACCGCCGCGAGCTGCCCCTGCGTCTTCAGCCCCAGTTCACGCGCATAGGCCGTGTCGACCACCGTCATCTCGGCGCCGCTGTCCAGGAGCACCTGCGTCGCATGACCATTCACCCGCGCTGGAATGTAGACGCGGTTCTCGTCGAAGAATTCGAAGGGGATGAAGCCGGTGCTGTGGTGACCTTTCGCGAAGATCGCCTTGCGGACATCCTGGGGGCGTTCGAAGACCGCGGACGGAATGGGGACGTTCAGCTCCAGCGCCTCCACCACCGTTCGTGAGTCGGAGTCCGGGTTGTCGGTGAACACCTCCTCCAGGAAGGGGATTCGCACGCCCTGGACCTGACGCCAGTCTCCCAGTCGCACGAAACGGGTGACGTTGTTCTCGCGGATGCGCAGGCCGTGGAGGGCTCCGTCGGCCTCACTGAGGAACAAGTCGTAGAGGTCTTCATCGCCAAAGGTGACGCGCACCACCTTCCAGGAGCGGCCGTCGCGCTGCGCGTCGGGTTGCAGCGCGAGCGTCGCGCCGGCGCGCCCCCGCAGCGCCGCCCCGAAGTCGAGCGCCACCTGGTGCCGGACATCGCGCGCGTCCGTGGACGAGGCATCTTCGACCTGTCCGCTGGCGTTCAGCTTCCAGCCACCATCTGGGGTGATGGTCATCGACTGACGCATCACTCCGTAGTCCTCATCCCGGCGTGCCCTCCCGTCCCGGTGGCTCCAGGACTCCATCCGACCCTGGAGCCCGCCTGTCACGGACTTCCCTTTCGCGTGGATACTCTCCAACTGCGTGAAGGCGTCCCCGCCACGCCACGCGAGGTGACGCGCGAGGAGCGGCTGCAGCGCCTCTGCCCAGGCTTCAGAGGGGCCAAACAGGACGGGCAGGGTCAGCAGAACCGCGATGAGGGCTCTCATGGGGTGTCTCCGCGCTTGGAAGAGGAACGGGGCTGTCGCCCGACGAGCTGGCGCAGCCCCGGAGGGCTCGAGTTGATGAGGGAGAAGGACCGCGCCAGCCGCGTGCGCGCGGACGGAGGAGCGCTCAACTGGATCTCCGCGGCCAGCCCACTGTGTTGCAGACAGGAGAGATAGACGCTGTCACTCCAGATGGCCTGCTTGACGCCGGTGCCATCCGGCGTGAGCAGCGCCACCAGGAACTCGCGGGCGTCCACCACGAGCGTGAGTTGCGCCCCCGGCCAGCGCTCCCGAACGAAGTCCGCGCTGGACGAGCGCACGCAGGCGAAGGGAGCCTTGGGGGGTTGGTCATAGACAAGGCCCACGATGGACACGCGCCTGACGCTCGCTTCCGTGAGCGCCGGAGTGAGCGTCGCGAGGGGCGGCGGGAAGAGGTCGAAGAGCAGTCGCTCGGTGGCGCCGGCAATCATCGCCCGCGCGCGCTCCATCACCTGTGCGTGGCTCTTGAGGTGGTAGATGCGGTCGTCTTGCACCGGGGCGTGGAGCTTGCGCAGCGCGTCCGCGGCCTCGCGCCTGCGCGTCTCGAAGCCACGCTGGAGCGCCGTGAGCACTTCGTCCGGAGGAACGGGCCGGAAGGAGCGGGGCTCCCCCTCATCGACGAGCACCGCCCCCTTGTGCTCGAGCGAGGCGAGCGCCTGGTAGATGCTCGGAGGCGCCTTCCCCAGTGCCTGCGCGAGCCGGTAGCCGGTGGCGGGCGCCCCCTTGAGCAGCTCGCAGTACACCCGCGCCTCCACCTCCGTGAACCCAAGGGCCACGAGCCCTTCATCCGCGTCCATGGAGGCGGTGTTATTACTGGATGGTAATAATGGTCAAGAGACAGAGGGTCAGGGCATGCGCCGTCGCGCCAGGCGCCCCCCTCCAGCGGCCTATTCAACCCCTTGCACCACCCTGCCCCTCGAAAATGGAAAAGCCCGACAACCCCTCGCGGGTGCCGGGCTCTTCACACCGCGCTCGCGGCTCCGAAAAGGCCTAGCAGGTCTTCTTGTAGAGCGCGAGGCAGTTGTCGACGAACTGCTTGGTTGTGCACTTGCCGTTCTGCTTACAGGTCGCCCAGCCATTGTAGCGAGGGTCCTTGCAGTACAGGAGCGTGACCCAACAGTTCGGGCCCATCGCGGAGACCTCACCGTCCGCGTCACCCATCGACGCCAGCGGCTCCTCTTCCGAGGTCAGGGGGCTGTAGTCGAGGTTGATGCTCTCACCGGACTCGGTCGTCACCGTCTCCACAGTGTCCGTCGGCGCATCCTCCGCGCCCACACCACAGCCCACGGCAGGAACCACGGCCAGCATGAACCCCAGGAGCAGCTTCTTCATTGCTGTTCTCTCTTCCTTGGAAATTGAAACGCCTGAGGAGGGCGTTGCCATGTGGACGCGTCCTGTCCACGCCCGCCACCCTACAATGAAGCCAAACCAGACATAAAGCTGCAAATCGAGAATTGAAAGCAATCACACAAATCCCCATCCTCGCTCCGACAGCAGCTCGGGCAGGGCATCCCAGCGCTCGCGTGCGCGCGGCCTGGAGAAGCGTCGGAGACGCGTTCGCGCCCCTGCCCCCCACCATGCCTGGTGAGCCAACCAACCCCATCACACACCCGCATCGTGTACAGGTCAGGGCCTGTTCGGGAGGCAGTTCGTACTCAGCAGTTCAATGTGCGGGTCGACCCAGGCAGGAACGATGAGCGCAGTGGAGGAAGAGGCTCGGGCCCACTACCGACGAGCACGGCCCAAGCATGGAC contains these protein-coding regions:
- a CDS encoding alpha/beta hydrolase, whose translation is MLLAAVFFAPAGVPTLVHLLKGIVREYSLVMLLPTLLTALVAVWISHVDAGRWLRWGTAASALLVGILAVWPATSAWRMARAADIPLHLREYFRPLVGARPLPSHTVRFAVVEGHELHADVFLPDASASRARPAVLYFHGGGWRGGERGYARAWADFLTARGYALISFDYRLFPPATGLKAPGDVKCGIRWVKDHAATYGIDPDRLVLFGESAGGHLATLAGYTEGDARLPSSCAPGDTSVAAIISFYAPSDLVAYAASAPAPLEGFTGVPREGHRELYALLSPINHVGPRSPPTLLLHGGADSVVPLNASQAMAARLAQAGVSHALFTLPYAEHGFDIWDGGFGRQLARAQVGRFLQQHAPVD
- a CDS encoding aspartyl protease family protein, coding for MRALIAVLLTLPVLFGPSEAWAEALQPLLARHLAWRGGDAFTQLESIHAKGKSVTGGLQGRMESWSHRDGRARRDEDYGVMRQSMTITPDGGWKLNASGQVEDASSTDARDVRHQVALDFGAALRGRAGATLALQPDAQRDGRSWKVVRVTFGDEDLYDLFLSEADGALHGLRIRENNVTRFVRLGDWRQVQGVRIPFLEEVFTDNPDSDSRTVVEALELNVPIPSAVFERPQDVRKAIFAKGHHSTGFIPFEFFDENRVYIPARVNGHATQVLLDSGAEMTVVDTAYARELGLKTQGQLAAVGSGGHAQAQLAGGVDITLGNLRLTGLTVAVIDLSEVARMIGHPLPVVLGKESFNQLVVDVDFPNRRVAFHEASRFKAPPRAVRLPLVESAGGQRAVHISIEGRPPIPVLFDVGNGGALSLFPAYWQQAGLLTGRRSSRTLSGAVGGLRERDVATLKDIQLAGITLKDVPTVFDDAGKSISASDRLLGNLGLAVLGRFRMITDYATDTLMLVPDARALRQPFRKDRSGLIALPAEGRLVVKLVAPGSPAAGSGWKVGDEITAIDGKPIGPDYAGTELARWRYRAAGQTVVLTLKDGSERRLTLRDYY
- a CDS encoding DUF4476 domain-containing protein, with protein sequence MNSIARAVLASSMFAASSAFAQDVEMNIHADDMGMPSTSISVEGMSPDGNAAGVNMEIRGGGARMEVNVSGTGTPPPSGRHERREHREEVAPRETPVRHVRHHSEPAFRDCGTNQDPGCTMQRNGHFAMDAETFHGFMQSLKSTRNELTREEMVEKVMNRAFLTAKQFGLVLDLFQNEITRLDVAKTAAPRVVNPQHALGFSSKWRNSISADEYVELITEQ
- a CDS encoding TrmB family transcriptional regulator, which translates into the protein MALGFTEVEARVYCELLKGAPATGYRLAQALGKAPPSIYQALASLEHKGAVLVDEGEPRSFRPVPPDEVLTALQRGFETRRREAADALRKLHAPVQDDRIYHLKSHAQVMERARAMIAGATERLLFDLFPPPLATLTPALTEASVRRVSIVGLVYDQPPKAPFACVRSSSADFVRERWPGAQLTLVVDAREFLVALLTPDGTGVKQAIWSDSVYLSCLQHSGLAAEIQLSAPPSARTRLARSFSLINSSPPGLRQLVGRQPRSSSKRGDTP